In Nymphaea colorata isolate Beijing-Zhang1983 chromosome 3, ASM883128v2, whole genome shotgun sequence, a genomic segment contains:
- the LOC116249701 gene encoding arogenate dehydrogenase 2, chloroplastic-like yields the protein MLTLPSLKPSFLSSSESHLCPSIAQSDAFSSVRYKWRSAGMRQKTILVKALDAAQAYDYEARMTMELERKSKLKIAVVGFGNFGQFIAKALVRQGHTVLAYSRSDYSSVAREMGVAFFSDAHDLCEEHPEVVLLCTSIISTEAVLRSLPLQRLKRSTLFVDVLSVKEFPRRLFLQILPPEFDILCTHPMFGPESGKNGWANLPFVYEKTRIGDEDARADRCDRFLEVFANEGCRMVEMSCAEHDRHAAETQFITHTVGRMLGRLQLQSTPINTKGYETLLNLVENTCGDSFDLYYGLFMYNVNATEQIERLEVAFDSLKKELFGHLHDILRRQIFDGDMGKLDGFPKKMVPALPENGYAKESKNVQEVKS from the coding sequence ATGTTGACGCTTCCTTCCTTAAAGCCGTCCTTCTTATCCTCGTCGGAGTCGCACCTCTGCCCTTCCATCGCGCAATCCGATGCGTTCTCCTCCGTACGCTATAAATGGCGGTCGGCGGGAATGCGGCAGAAAACGATCCTCGTGAAGGCACTCGACGCCGCTCAGGCCTACGATTACGAGGCGCGGATGACGATGGAGTTGGAGCGGAAGTCGAAGCTCAAGATTGCCGTCGTGGGCTTCGGCAATTTCGGCCAGTTCATCGCTAAAGCCCTAGTCCGACAGGGACACACCGTTTTGGCTTATTCTCGATCGGATTACTCATCCGTTGCCAGGGAAATGGGCGTCGCCTTCTTTTCGGACGCCCATGATCTCTGTGAGGAGCATCCGGAAGTCGTGCTCCTCTGCACGTCGATCATCTCGACGGAGGCTGTTCTCAGGTCGCTGCCGTTGCAGCGGCTGAAGCGGAGTACCCTCTTCGTCGATGTCCTTTCCGTGAAGGAGTTCCCCCGCAGACTGTTCCTTCAGATCCTGCCGCCTGAATTTGATATCCTCTGCACGCATCCGATGTTCGGGCCGGAGAGCGGGAAGAATGGTTGGGCCAATCTTCCCTTCGTTTACGAGAAAACGAGAATCGGCGACGAGGACGCTCGGGCTGATCGGTGCGATCGTTTTCTGGAAGTCTTCGCCAATGAAGGATGCAGAATGGTGGAGATGTCGTGTGCAGAGCATGACCGCCACGCTGCCGAAACACAGTTTATCACGCATACCGTGGGGAGGATGTTGGGGAGATTGCAGTTGCAATCGACTCCAATCAACACGAAAGGTTACGAGACGCTGCTCAATTTGGTGGAGAATACGTGCGGGGACAGTTTTGATCTGTATTACGGGTTGTTTATGTACAATGTGAACGCTACAGAGCAGATAGAAAGGTTGGAAGTGGCATTCGATTCACTGAAGAAGGAATTGTTCGGCCATTTGCATGATATACTCAGAAGACAGATTTTCGATGGTGACATGGGGAAGTTGGATGGTTTCCCGAAGAAGATGGTGCCGGCCCTTCCGGAAAACGGTTATGCAAAGGAATCGAAGAATGTGCAAGAGGTGAAGTCTTAG